From Rhodobium gokarnense, the proteins below share one genomic window:
- the menC gene encoding o-succinylbenzoate synthase yields MTVTGIAVHPYALPLVRPWAAARTTLHERRGQLLAVTGEDGITGWGDCAPLPSSGTDGHARAFEALADAARILKGREAAELLADGSELSPVPEVRWAIETALFDLEARREGVPLTRHLRSGAPSSVAINAALGPLDDGCAARAEAAAKTGFAVAKIKVGIGTVENELAGLRKVIKAAEGRLAFRLDANRAWCVADARRFLTAIADWPIDGVEEPLAEPTPDALATLQADLPFPLAADESLPVLGPDALLEAGAVRRFVVKPARLGGIRATLALAEKARAAGIELVLTSVVDSAVGVTAAAHLAASLAENAVHGLGTLGWLTRDVAEGPAIANGRLVLPAGAGLGLDVVACGEAFEG; encoded by the coding sequence ATGACAGTCACCGGCATCGCCGTCCACCCCTACGCCCTGCCGCTGGTGCGGCCCTGGGCGGCCGCGCGCACGACGCTCCACGAGCGCCGCGGCCAGCTTTTGGCCGTAACCGGAGAGGACGGCATCACCGGCTGGGGCGACTGCGCCCCGCTGCCGAGTTCGGGAACGGACGGCCATGCAAGAGCTTTCGAAGCATTGGCCGACGCAGCGCGAATCCTCAAGGGCCGAGAGGCGGCGGAACTGCTCGCCGATGGCAGCGAGCTATCGCCCGTGCCGGAGGTGCGCTGGGCCATCGAGACAGCGCTGTTCGATCTCGAAGCGCGGCGTGAAGGGGTGCCGCTCACACGGCACCTACGATCCGGCGCCCCATCAAGCGTCGCCATCAACGCAGCGCTCGGCCCCCTCGACGACGGCTGCGCCGCACGGGCGGAAGCGGCGGCAAAGACCGGCTTTGCCGTCGCCAAGATCAAGGTCGGTATCGGCACTGTTGAAAATGAATTAGCCGGCTTACGAAAAGTCATCAAGGCGGCAGAGGGGCGCCTCGCCTTTCGCCTCGACGCCAACCGCGCCTGGTGCGTGGCGGACGCAAGACGGTTCCTGACGGCCATCGCCGACTGGCCCATCGACGGCGTGGAAGAGCCCCTCGCCGAGCCGACGCCGGACGCGCTCGCAACGCTCCAGGCGGACCTGCCCTTTCCGCTCGCCGCCGACGAGTCCCTGCCGGTGCTTGGCCCGGATGCGCTCCTGGAGGCCGGCGCCGTCCGCCGCTTCGTCGTCAAACCGGCCCGGCTCGGCGGTATCCGCGCCACCCTCGCCCTTGCCGAAAAGGCGCGCGCGGCCGGCATCGAGCTGGTGCTGACCTCGGTGGTCGATTCCGCCGTCGGCGTGACGGCCGCCGCCCACCTCGCCGCGAGCCTTGCCGAAAACGCCGTCCATGGCCTTGGCACCCTCGGCTGGCTCACGCGCGACGTGGCGGAGGGCCCGGCGATCGCAAACGGCCGTCTAGTCCTTCCCGCAGGTGCCGGCCTCGGTCTCGACGTCGTCGCTTGCGGCGAGGCGTTTGAGGGCTGA
- the menB gene encoding 1,4-dihydroxy-2-naphthoyl-CoA synthase, translated as MTAPMSTETFDWRPVPGTDFSDILFETFEGIARITINRPHVHNAFRPETLEEIMVALQKARLDPDVGAVILCGSGTEAFCSGGDQKIRGEDGGYKDTTGVNHLNALDLQRMIRTLPMPVVAMVAGWAIGGGNVLHLVCDLTIAADNARFGQTGPRVGSFDGGFGAGLMARTVGLKKAKEIWFLCRQYDAKQALEMGLVNAVVPLAELELETVAWCREMLVLSPTALRVLKAGFNADTDGLSGIQELAGNATALYYMTAEGQEGRNAFNEKRKPDFTRYPRRP; from the coding sequence ATGACCGCCCCCATGAGCACCGAGACCTTCGACTGGCGCCCCGTTCCCGGCACCGACTTCTCCGACATCCTGTTCGAGACCTTTGAGGGCATCGCCCGCATCACCATCAACCGGCCGCACGTCCACAACGCATTCCGGCCGGAGACCCTGGAAGAGATCATGGTCGCGCTGCAAAAGGCCCGGCTCGACCCGGACGTCGGCGCGGTGATCCTGTGCGGTTCCGGCACCGAGGCCTTCTGCTCCGGCGGCGACCAGAAGATCCGCGGCGAGGACGGCGGCTACAAGGACACCACCGGCGTCAACCACCTCAATGCCCTCGACCTGCAGCGCATGATCCGCACCCTGCCGATGCCGGTCGTCGCCATGGTCGCCGGCTGGGCGATCGGCGGCGGCAACGTGCTGCACCTCGTCTGCGACCTGACGATCGCCGCCGACAACGCCCGCTTCGGCCAGACCGGCCCGCGCGTCGGCAGCTTCGACGGCGGCTTCGGCGCCGGCCTGATGGCGCGCACGGTCGGGCTGAAAAAGGCCAAGGAAATCTGGTTCCTGTGCCGGCAATACGACGCGAAACAGGCACTTGAGATGGGTCTCGTCAACGCTGTCGTGCCGCTCGCCGAGCTGGAGCTCGAGACCGTCGCCTGGTGCCGCGAGATGCTGGTGCTGTCGCCGACGGCGCTGCGCGTCCTCAAGGCCGGCTTCAACGCCGACACGGACGGGCTGTCGGGCATCCAGGAACTCGCCGGCAACGCCACCGCGCTCTACTACATGACCGCCGAGGGCCAGGAAGGCCGCAACGCCTTCAACGAAAAGCGCAAACCAGACTTCACCCGCTATCCGCGCCGGCCCTGA
- the menD gene encoding 2-succinyl-5-enolpyruvyl-6-hydroxy-3-cyclohexene-1-carboxylic-acid synthase yields MSNPADVTFRWAAALIGGLAGAGVTRAVISPGSRSTPLTLAALRHPAIACRMVLDERVAGFHALGLAKAEQKPVVLIATSGSAIANWLPAVVEADMARVPLILLSADRPPELQNCGANQTMDQIGLFSSHARAFHQLPPAEEESGWLAPFAARAVAQSLGPLLGPVHINVPLREPLVPSADIAAPKPGAPAAQTLTSAPAPTPAALDTLSQVIAQGRGAIVCGTEDLGPESRAAIFDLAERLQVPVFADALSGLRFDPRAGATVLAHPDQVSRNAPPADWLLRLGGAPISRALSDWLKKAAGRPQIVVGSSSRIADPEGTATHTLTADATALYRALNGPPAPADWLEQVQALDAAATEAAERACDEDTPFEGTVLRRLVRALPAATPLVMANSLPVRALDWLAGRPASGIRLFGSRGVSGIDGTLSAAFGIASAFGPTVAVIGDLAFQHDLGALALGADLPLAILVLDNSGGAIFDHLPQTVLPEFQEGWLTPSTLDIAGAARSFGIEAETVTSNDAAVAGILAALKRPAASVIRLPIDRAASLARFRAFFAAR; encoded by the coding sequence ATGAGCAATCCGGCCGACGTCACCTTTCGCTGGGCTGCGGCGCTCATTGGCGGCCTTGCCGGCGCCGGCGTCACCCGTGCCGTCATCTCGCCGGGCTCGCGCTCGACCCCGCTGACGCTGGCGGCCCTCCGCCATCCCGCCATCGCCTGCCGCATGGTCCTCGACGAACGGGTGGCAGGCTTCCACGCCCTCGGCCTCGCCAAGGCGGAGCAAAAGCCTGTCGTCCTCATCGCCACCTCCGGCTCGGCGATCGCCAACTGGCTGCCGGCCGTTGTCGAGGCCGATATGGCGCGCGTGCCGCTGATCCTTCTCTCCGCCGACCGGCCGCCGGAGCTGCAAAACTGCGGCGCCAACCAGACCATGGACCAGATCGGCCTCTTTTCCAGCCACGCCCGCGCCTTCCACCAACTGCCGCCGGCCGAAGAGGAGTCCGGCTGGCTCGCCCCCTTCGCCGCCCGCGCCGTCGCCCAAAGCCTCGGCCCGCTCCTCGGTCCCGTACACATCAACGTGCCGCTGCGCGAGCCGCTGGTGCCATCTGCCGACATCGCTGCGCCCAAACCCGGTGCGCCCGCAGCGCAGACCCTGACCTCGGCGCCAGCACCAACGCCCGCAGCGCTCGATACCCTGTCACAGGTCATCGCCCAAGGCCGCGGCGCCATCGTCTGCGGCACGGAGGACCTTGGCCCCGAAAGCCGGGCGGCGATCTTCGACCTCGCCGAGCGCCTCCAAGTGCCGGTCTTTGCCGATGCCCTCTCGGGCCTGCGTTTCGACCCGCGCGCCGGCGCCACCGTCCTCGCCCATCCCGATCAGGTTTCGCGCAACGCACCGCCCGCCGACTGGCTGTTGCGCCTCGGCGGCGCGCCGATCTCCCGAGCGCTCTCCGACTGGCTGAAGAAGGCGGCCGGCCGCCCCCAGATCGTCGTCGGATCGTCGTCGCGGATCGCCGACCCGGAAGGCACGGCCACCCACACCCTCACCGCCGATGCCACCGCCCTCTACCGAGCCCTCAACGGCCCGCCGGCACCGGCCGACTGGCTCGAACAGGTCCAGGCCCTCGACGCGGCCGCCACCGAGGCGGCGGAACGAGCCTGCGACGAAGACACCCCCTTCGAGGGAACGGTGCTGCGCCGGCTGGTCCGCGCCCTGCCCGCCGCAACGCCTCTCGTCATGGCCAATTCCCTGCCGGTACGCGCCCTCGACTGGCTCGCGGGCCGCCCCGCCTCCGGCATCCGCCTCTTCGGCAGCCGCGGCGTCAGCGGCATCGACGGCACGCTGTCGGCCGCCTTCGGCATCGCCAGTGCGTTCGGCCCGACCGTCGCCGTTATCGGCGACCTCGCCTTCCAGCACGACCTCGGCGCCCTTGCCCTCGGCGCCGACCTGCCGCTCGCCATCCTCGTCCTCGACAATAGCGGCGGCGCCATCTTCGACCATCTGCCGCAGACCGTGCTGCCGGAATTTCAGGAAGGCTGGCTGACGCCCTCGACCCTCGACATCGCTGGCGCCGCCCGCTCCTTCGGCATCGAGGCCGAAACCGTCACCTCCAACGACGCCGCCGTCGCCGGGATCCTCGCGGCGCTGAAAAGACCCGCCGCCAGCGTCATCCGCCTGCCCATCGATCGCGCGGCCAGCCTCGCCCGCTTCCGCGCCTTCTTCGCCGCCCGATAA
- a CDS encoding isochorismate synthase → MPVPNLLDRTSQPVPRADPLARLEHAITAAMDAIAAVPAGHLVSLTVELPNDLPSIHPAGDCRWLSPDGDCALYAAGEAFRIALAEPAAFEAHRAAWTALGDIDAPPLAFWTMPPALDPALPELWVPRVLLRRADGHTTLTVSLLRGAVPVPVAALRWLEDARSLLGGGTERTLPAIAARIPGSDLADWSDRVRRTTAAIAEGRLAKAVLARKLTVRLAGRADARALADRLATLHPSCATFCLPHGPGHVVAASPERLAVKRGSRVSSAALAGTTRRHASRAADAMAAAELLASPKEREEHAIVADTISEALAEVCATVERPDAPAIMRLRQVQHLWTEISGTLKPGTGFLDVVARLHPTPAVLGAPRKAALDWLGEMNEGRDGLYTGVAGWIDRNGDGEAAMVLRSAYVEDRTAVLWAGAGIVAGSDPGREWTETDLKLSTLLNLFSDP, encoded by the coding sequence ATGCCCGTTCCGAATCTGCTCGACCGGACCTCCCAGCCCGTCCCGCGCGCCGATCCGCTGGCGCGGCTGGAGCATGCGATTACGGCGGCGATGGACGCCATCGCGGCCGTGCCCGCCGGCCACCTCGTCAGCCTGACTGTCGAGCTCCCGAACGATCTGCCGTCGATCCACCCCGCCGGCGACTGCCGCTGGCTGTCGCCCGACGGCGATTGCGCGCTTTACGCGGCCGGTGAGGCGTTCCGCATCGCCCTTGCCGAGCCGGCTGCCTTCGAAGCCCATCGCGCGGCCTGGACCGCCCTCGGCGACATCGACGCCCCGCCCCTCGCCTTCTGGACCATGCCGCCTGCCCTCGACCCGGCCCTGCCGGAACTCTGGGTGCCGCGCGTGCTGCTGCGGCGCGCGGACGGCCACACGACCCTGACCGTGAGCCTCCTCAGGGGCGCCGTGCCCGTCCCCGTCGCCGCCTTGCGCTGGCTGGAGGACGCCCGCTCGCTTCTCGGCGGTGGCACCGAGAGAACCCTTCCCGCGATCGCCGCCCGCATCCCCGGCTCCGACCTTGCCGACTGGTCCGACAGGGTCCGCCGCACCACCGCGGCGATCGCCGAAGGACGGCTGGCAAAGGCGGTGCTGGCGAGAAAGCTGACGGTCCGACTTGCCGGCCGCGCCGATGCCAGGGCGCTGGCCGATCGGCTGGCGACGCTGCACCCTTCCTGCGCGACCTTCTGCCTGCCCCATGGCCCCGGCCATGTGGTGGCGGCAAGCCCGGAGCGCCTCGCTGTGAAGCGCGGATCGCGGGTCTCCAGCGCCGCGCTCGCCGGCACCACGCGACGCCACGCCTCTCGGGCGGCCGATGCAATGGCCGCCGCCGAGCTGCTTGCCTCGCCGAAGGAGCGCGAGGAACACGCCATCGTCGCCGATACCATCTCCGAAGCCCTTGCCGAGGTCTGCGCCACCGTCGAGCGCCCGGACGCACCCGCCATCATGCGCCTGCGCCAGGTCCAGCACCTGTGGACGGAGATTTCCGGAACGCTGAAGCCCGGCACCGGCTTCCTCGACGTCGTTGCGCGCCTCCACCCGACACCGGCGGTGCTGGGCGCCCCCCGCAAGGCCGCCCTCGACTGGCTCGGCGAAATGAACGAGGGCCGCGACGGCCTCTACACCGGCGTTGCCGGCTGGATCGACCGCAACGGCGACGGCGAGGCGGCGATGGTGCTGCGCTCCGCCTATGTGGAGGACCGCACGGCCGTGCTCTGGGCCGGTGCCGGCATCGTCGCGGGCTCCGATCCCGGGCGCGAATGGACCGAGACCGACCTGAAGCTCTCCACCCTCCTCAATCTCTTTTCCGACCCATGA
- a CDS encoding OFA family MFS transporter, translating to MSNAHSGGAPGFLRKEHIVARPGFNRWLVPPASIAIHLCIGSVYAWSVFNPALTRELGVVAPAADDWNLSSVVWIFSVAIVFLGLAAAFAGKWLEDVGPRMVGVVAAFLWGGGFIIGSFGIMSHQLWLIYLGYGVLGGCGLGLGYVSPVSTLIRWFPDRRGMATGMAIMGFGGGAMIAAPVKGWLLALYAKAPEYLGAREAVETVVEGGRVFATTAAGKVEVVIASAQQAANLPGGGEAGVYVIGTGNTGAAMTFMTLGIVYFIVMVIAAFSYRVPAEGWKPEGWQPKPVASGMITQNNVHIDQALKTPQFWQLWIMLCFNVTAGIGVIGVAKTMMSEIFGTTMPLVVTAAFASTYVLMISVFNMVGRFFWASTSDYIGRKATYMCFFVLGTLLYLSIPYFADAGASDPSMIYLIGFYAATMVIFSMYGGGFATVPAYLADMFGTMHVGGIHGRLLTAWSTAGVLGPLAITSLRQMSVGNAIQDLASKVDPAAFAEKFGAPIAQLDQLVAAKTVTIAKLMEIAPAGTIDPTPSLYNTTMYVMAALLVVAFFANLFLKPVKEHHHHDEPELAAVPVE from the coding sequence ATGAGCAACGCCCATTCCGGCGGCGCGCCGGGGTTCCTGCGCAAGGAACACATCGTCGCCAGGCCCGGCTTCAATCGCTGGCTCGTACCGCCGGCGTCCATCGCAATCCATCTCTGCATCGGCTCGGTCTACGCCTGGTCGGTCTTCAACCCCGCCCTGACCCGCGAACTCGGCGTCGTCGCCCCTGCGGCCGACGACTGGAACCTCAGTTCGGTGGTCTGGATCTTCTCCGTCGCCATCGTCTTCCTCGGCCTTGCCGCGGCCTTCGCCGGCAAATGGCTTGAGGATGTCGGCCCGCGCATGGTCGGCGTCGTCGCCGCGTTCCTGTGGGGCGGCGGCTTCATCATCGGCTCCTTCGGGATCATGAGCCATCAGCTCTGGCTGATCTATCTCGGCTACGGCGTCCTCGGCGGCTGCGGCCTCGGCCTCGGCTACGTCTCGCCGGTCTCGACCCTGATCCGCTGGTTCCCGGACCGGCGCGGCATGGCGACCGGCATGGCCATCATGGGCTTCGGCGGCGGCGCCATGATCGCCGCCCCGGTCAAGGGCTGGCTGCTCGCGCTCTACGCCAAGGCGCCCGAATATCTCGGCGCCCGCGAGGCCGTGGAGACCGTCGTCGAGGGCGGCCGGGTGTTCGCAACGACCGCGGCCGGCAAGGTCGAGGTGGTGATCGCCTCGGCCCAGCAGGCGGCAAACCTTCCGGGCGGCGGCGAGGCCGGCGTCTATGTCATCGGCACCGGCAACACCGGCGCGGCGATGACCTTCATGACCCTCGGCATCGTCTATTTCATCGTCATGGTGATCGCCGCCTTCAGCTACCGCGTCCCGGCCGAGGGCTGGAAGCCGGAAGGCTGGCAGCCGAAGCCGGTCGCCTCCGGCATGATCACCCAGAACAACGTCCATATCGACCAGGCGCTGAAGACGCCGCAGTTCTGGCAGCTCTGGATCATGCTGTGCTTCAACGTCACGGCGGGCATCGGCGTCATCGGCGTCGCCAAGACCATGATGTCGGAGATCTTCGGCACCACGATGCCGCTCGTCGTGACCGCGGCCTTCGCCTCGACCTACGTCTTGATGATCTCGGTCTTCAATATGGTCGGGCGGTTCTTCTGGGCCTCGACCTCGGACTATATCGGACGCAAGGCCACCTATATGTGCTTCTTCGTCCTCGGCACCCTGCTCTACCTGTCGATCCCGTATTTCGCCGACGCCGGGGCGTCCGACCCGTCGATGATCTACCTGATCGGCTTCTACGCCGCGACCATGGTCATCTTCTCCATGTATGGCGGCGGCTTCGCCACCGTGCCGGCCTATCTCGCCGACATGTTCGGCACCATGCATGTGGGCGGCATCCACGGCCGTCTGCTGACGGCGTGGTCGACGGCCGGCGTGCTCGGGCCGCTGGCCATCACCTCGCTGCGGCAGATGTCGGTGGGCAATGCCATCCAGGATCTGGCGAGCAAGGTCGACCCGGCCGCCTTTGCCGAAAAATTCGGTGCGCCGATCGCCCAGCTCGACCAGCTCGTCGCGGCCAAGACGGTGACCATCGCCAAGCTGATGGAAATCGCGCCGGCCGGCACGATCGATCCGACGCCGAGCCTCTACAACACGACCATGTATGTCATGGCAGCATTGCTGGTGGTCGCCTTCTTCGCCAATTTGTTCCTGAAGCCGGTGAAGGAACACCACCACCACGACGAGCCGGAGCTCGCCGCCGTCCCGGTGGAGTGA
- a CDS encoding sensor histidine kinase, whose product MAVLPRVFRSVRVRLLVIALLPMLVLLPVMLGSTMLRWSGKIDDILIAKVNGDLTIADQYLSRLLENSGERLDALAQSVALHAVLDDTAARAAFIEQKRRALGLDFLYLTTGRSGPGGFDVGAWPVVQDALAGRRRSVVDIFGPAELDALSPGLAERAAIRLVETRAAVPTDRTAETRGMVIHSAAPVALADGRRAALVGGLLLNRNLDFIDTINALVYRERSLPEGSQGTATLFLEDVRVSTNVRLFENVRALGTRVSAAVRERVLGEGKVWLDRAFVVNDWYISGYEPIVDSRGERVGMLYVGFLEAPFQQAKTTSVLALTLVFLLIAALSVPIFLRWAGRIFLPLERMTQTIARVEAGDLDARNNVHDGDNEITRVAGHLDGLLDQLQERDRQLRDWAGQLNQKVEERTKDLKETNRKLERATERLIMSEKLAAVGEITAGVAHEINNPIAVIQGNLEVARTLLGDETDKVKTEFRLIDDQVYRIGSIVSKLLQFARPSEYSGAANVISPAEVVQDCLVLTRHQTEAAEIETATDFASGRSVLMARTELQQVVVNLILNAVHAMPEGGRLTLQVRDAEDGTGGVAIVVEDTGVGMPPDTLKRIFDPFFTTKQAQGTGLGLSISQTLVSRAGGRITAASTPGKGSRFTIFLPQSENA is encoded by the coding sequence ATGGCCGTCTTGCCGCGGGTGTTCCGCTCGGTCCGGGTCCGGCTCCTGGTCATCGCCCTGCTGCCGATGCTGGTGCTCCTGCCGGTGATGCTCGGCAGCACCATGCTGCGCTGGTCCGGCAAGATCGACGACATCCTGATCGCCAAGGTCAATGGCGACCTGACGATCGCCGACCAGTATCTCAGTCGGCTCCTGGAGAATTCCGGCGAGCGGCTCGACGCGCTCGCCCAGTCGGTGGCGCTCCATGCGGTGCTGGACGACACGGCGGCGCGGGCTGCCTTCATCGAGCAGAAGCGCCGGGCCCTCGGCCTCGATTTTCTCTACCTGACGACCGGCCGCTCTGGCCCCGGCGGCTTTGACGTCGGCGCCTGGCCGGTGGTGCAGGACGCCCTCGCCGGCCGGCGCCGCAGCGTCGTCGACATTTTTGGCCCCGCCGAATTGGACGCCCTGTCGCCGGGGCTCGCCGAGCGCGCCGCGATCCGGCTGGTGGAGACGCGGGCCGCAGTCCCGACCGACCGCACGGCGGAGACCCGCGGCATGGTCATCCATTCCGCCGCCCCGGTGGCGCTTGCCGACGGCCGCCGCGCCGCCCTCGTCGGCGGGCTCCTCCTCAACCGCAACCTCGACTTCATCGACACCATCAACGCGCTGGTCTACCGCGAGCGCAGCCTGCCGGAGGGCAGCCAGGGCACCGCGACGCTGTTCCTGGAGGACGTGCGCGTCTCCACCAATGTGCGCCTGTTCGAGAACGTGCGCGCGCTCGGCACCCGGGTCTCCGCGGCGGTGCGCGAAAGGGTGCTGGGCGAGGGCAAGGTCTGGCTCGACCGCGCCTTCGTCGTCAACGACTGGTACATCTCCGGCTACGAGCCGATCGTCGACAGCCGCGGCGAGCGCGTCGGCATGCTCTATGTCGGCTTCCTGGAAGCCCCGTTCCAGCAGGCCAAGACCACCTCGGTGCTGGCCCTGACGCTGGTCTTCCTGCTGATCGCCGCGCTGTCGGTACCGATCTTCCTGCGCTGGGCCGGCCGCATCTTCCTGCCGCTGGAACGCATGACCCAGACCATTGCCCGGGTCGAGGCCGGCGACCTCGACGCCCGCAACAACGTGCATGACGGCGACAACGAGATCACCCGGGTGGCGGGGCATCTGGACGGGCTTCTCGACCAGCTCCAGGAGCGCGACCGGCAGCTTCGCGACTGGGCCGGCCAGCTCAATCAAAAGGTCGAAGAGCGCACCAAGGACCTCAAGGAAACCAACCGCAAGCTGGAGCGGGCGACCGAGCGGCTGATCATGTCGGAAAAGCTCGCGGCCGTCGGCGAGATCACCGCCGGCGTCGCCCACGAGATCAACAATCCGATCGCCGTCATCCAGGGCAATCTGGAAGTGGCCCGCACCCTGCTCGGCGACGAGACCGACAAGGTCAAGACCGAGTTCCGCCTGATCGACGATCAGGTCTACCGCATCGGCTCGATCGTCTCCAAGCTCCTGCAGTTCGCGCGACCGTCGGAATATTCCGGCGCCGCCAACGTCATCTCGCCGGCAGAAGTCGTGCAGGACTGCCTGGTGCTGACCCGCCACCAGACCGAGGCGGCCGAGATCGAAACGGCGACCGATTTCGCCTCGGGCCGCTCCGTGCTGATGGCCCGCACCGAACTGCAGCAGGTGGTCGTCAACCTGATCCTCAACGCCGTCCACGCCATGCCGGAGGGCGGCCGGCTGACGCTCCAGGTCCGTGACGCCGAGGACGGCACCGGCGGCGTCGCCATCGTCGTGGAGGACACCGGCGTCGGCATGCCGCCCGACACGCTGAAGCGCATCTTCGATCCGTTCTTCACCACCAAGCAGGCCCAGGGCACCGGGCTCGGCCTGTCGATCAGCCAGACGCTGGTCTCGCGCGCCGGCGGACGCATCACGGCGGCCTCGACACCCGGCAAGGGCAGCCGCTTCACAATTTTTCTGCCCCAGAGCGAAAACGCCTGA
- a CDS encoding sigma-54-dependent transcriptional regulator, whose product MRDTRTDTRTQLTDRLEQASVLVVDDEPGMRNFLVKTLAPYCQFVAEAAEAEAAGALLAERHFDVMILDNMMPGRKGIDWLAEQRSKGGFTDTIMVTAFADLETAIEAMRAGAADFVLKPFRSNQLLNAVRRCIQMAQLRRENMLLRRELESADIGRRRRHQLIGSSPAIGAVRETLSRIKDVTTPVLITGASGTGKEVAARHLHAASNRAGMPFVPINCAAIPSDMIEIELFGHVPGAFLGAKGLREGLLPSAQGGTVFLDEVTELDASAQSALLRVLDDGIVRPVGTERTIQLDLRFVLATSKSLEQEVAEGRFREDLLFRINVVEIRMPPLAKRETDVIELAELFLTEIAARLGLPPLEIDAAARATMLRYDWPGNIRELRNFIERSLIFGRFPLETLAPVSQDGDQIEPLDQVERRLILHALEAVGGNRSEAARRLGVSRKTIDRKCAAWGI is encoded by the coding sequence GTGAGGGACACCCGGACCGATACCAGGACCCAGCTCACCGACAGGTTGGAGCAGGCGAGCGTCCTCGTCGTCGATGACGAGCCGGGGATGCGCAATTTCCTCGTCAAGACGCTGGCGCCCTACTGCCAGTTCGTGGCCGAAGCCGCCGAGGCCGAGGCGGCGGGCGCGCTGCTTGCCGAGCGGCATTTCGACGTCATGATCCTCGACAACATGATGCCCGGCCGCAAGGGCATCGACTGGCTGGCCGAGCAGCGCTCAAAGGGCGGCTTCACCGACACCATCATGGTCACCGCCTTCGCCGACCTGGAAACGGCGATCGAGGCGATGCGGGCCGGCGCCGCCGACTTCGTCCTAAAACCATTCCGCTCCAACCAGCTCCTCAACGCGGTGCGCCGCTGCATCCAGATGGCACAGCTTCGCCGCGAGAACATGCTGCTGCGGCGTGAATTGGAAAGCGCCGATATCGGACGCCGCCGCCGGCACCAGTTGATCGGCAGTTCGCCGGCCATCGGTGCCGTGCGCGAGACGCTTTCCCGCATCAAGGACGTGACCACGCCCGTGCTGATCACCGGCGCCTCGGGCACCGGCAAGGAGGTTGCGGCGCGGCACCTGCACGCGGCCTCCAACCGCGCCGGCATGCCGTTCGTGCCGATCAACTGCGCGGCGATCCCCTCCGACATGATCGAGATCGAGCTGTTCGGCCATGTCCCCGGCGCCTTTCTGGGGGCAAAGGGGCTGCGCGAGGGGCTGCTGCCGTCGGCCCAGGGCGGCACGGTGTTTCTCGACGAGGTGACCGAGCTCGACGCCTCGGCGCAGTCGGCGCTCCTGCGCGTGCTCGACGACGGCATCGTCCGGCCGGTCGGGACCGAGCGCACCATCCAGCTCGACCTGCGCTTCGTGCTCGCCACCAGCAAATCGCTGGAACAGGAGGTCGCCGAGGGCCGGTTCCGGGAGGACCTCCTGTTCCGCATCAACGTCGTGGAGATCCGTATGCCACCGCTCGCCAAGCGCGAGACCGACGTCATCGAGTTGGCCGAGCTGTTCCTGACCGAGATCGCCGCCCGGCTCGGCCTGCCGCCGCTTGAGATCGATGCCGCAGCCCGCGCGACCATGCTGCGCTACGACTGGCCCGGCAACATCCGCGAACTGCGCAACTTCATCGAGCGCTCGCTGATCTTCGGCCGCTTCCCGCTGGAAACGCTGGCGCCGGTGTCCCAGGACGGCGATCAGATCGAGCCCCTCGACCAGGTCGAGCGCCGCCTGATCCTGCATGCCCTGGAAGCCGTCGGCGGCAACCGGTCGGAGGCGGCGCGGCGCCTCGGCGTGTCGCGCAAGACCATCGACCGGAAATGCGCGGCGTGGGGCATCTGA
- a CDS encoding formate dehydrogenase subunit delta — protein sequence MSPEKMVHMANQIAGFFNSQPNADRAEKVAAHINDFWEPRMRSQLGAYVDAGGQGLDPLVLQAMEKVRVPAA from the coding sequence ATGTCGCCTGAAAAGATGGTCCACATGGCCAACCAGATCGCCGGCTTCTTCAACAGCCAGCCGAATGCCGACCGGGCGGAAAAGGTCGCCGCCCATATTAACGACTTCTGGGAGCCGCGCATGCGCTCCCAGCTTGGCGCCTATGTCGATGCCGGCGGCCAGGGCCTCGACCCGCTGGTGCTTCAGGCCATGGAAAAGGTGCGGGTTCCCGCCGCTTGA